The Anopheles merus strain MAF chromosome 2L, AmerM5.1, whole genome shotgun sequence genome has a segment encoding these proteins:
- the LOC121592529 gene encoding voltage-dependent calcium channel subunit alpha-2/delta-3 isoform X2, with protein sequence MLYTGGRSSCGILAFTFLLFFAISITRSADEPTTTIKYNVVQAWAAKLGGELWHLGDFITRRKEVEESFKQAQVVNKNGAKIVEEMAKDLKYMMDAKVSAVKRIMDTAENTAISFDEEPVNQSFQYYNAKQMIEPGEIITTPIPMIDEDPADITTPIPPKEIVLTKKRHFFNEAVNTTVSSVHVPTNVYDRATEVIKAIKWSEALDSIFYNNYIGDPTLTWQYFGSSSGFLRQFPATKWEQDPVDLYDCRLRSWYIEAANSPKDMLILVDSSGSMTGQRKDIAKHVVSNILDTLGPNDYVNIFTFSEEVAEVVPCFRDTLVQANMGNIRELKLGMDNIETNEIANVSAALTRAFELLEQFRETRNGARCNQAIMLVSDGVPYSFDEVFEQFNWKELPFIPVRVFTYLIGREVADVKEIKEMACRNQGYYVHLSTMAEVREEVLNYIPVIARPLVLNKREHPVVWSEIYADVEDPKMTDWLWEIKERAEQKERFIDYRKNRVLFYSPEEQHRRMIMKQRMNQDPYSNTQKYNFMTTVSVPVFDRRENANITEDILMNEAYWVTITRETRVANILGVAGADVPIAEIKKYLKPHLLGVNGYAFIVTNNGYILTHPDFRPVFQDILKPAYNTVDMIEVELTDDDQGPREFNNQLLNMRESIINQSTGAKWIRVKYHFDEMKRVSRTKRQYYWTPIKNTPFTLVVTYPETYGLNRLQIRTEDEIHRIHAKGSNVASFFTGNNWKIHPDWVYCKYLNEHPNETFATPELELKHFLERMKLGGWKWPSNRTPPPPEHAMFSNITGKLPDKDYYYCDRGLMQALVYDAKVTEWFSKNVSGSGGNKDEKGNEFKQRFGITVSFLATHSGLTRWQEYATGADESKQAEPDFSETHNRAIDEVWYKRAVELYYSNRNRKGADGENGKDDSDRNSFVYSVPFDAGNRNDTLVTASHAIFHADGAREAPVAVVGFQFHHSALYTLFKNITSQCGHGDPRCEKTCFTGDYQCYVIDNNGFVVISEQLQETGAFFGEVKPAFMQRLLDDSIFRNVTVYDYQAVCFMAKGSINLGTVLQTPLRLLWWLLTNTFSYLVWVVMQLFLSLARAYDEMYDTGAYDVVPELGDLDDPTLNRYKEPEFNKVLINRTRPEPCDHVITLYELNMDVDPSVYTKEAHQCERPYVVLPIPSSNLLLLVLDTLCPLPTHVPQLSTWPVEHDYNASLACHKARSDPLPRRRPLTCINKHANESVIELCGDGSIPRLNVALLLALLAFGQCIGRRYTAGALFAYL encoded by the exons ATGTTGTACACGGGTGGCAGAAGTAGCTGCGGGATACTAGCGTTCACGTTTCTGCTGTTCTTTGCCATCTCGATTACGCGCAGTGCCGATGAGCCGACGACAACAATCAAGTACAACGT TGTCCAAGCCTGGGCGGCCAAACTGGGCGGTGAGCTGTGGCATTTGGGGGATTTTATAACGAGAAGAAAGGAGGTGGAAGAG AGTTTTAAACAAGCGCAGGTAGTTAAcaaaaatggagcaaaaatcGTGGAAGAGATGGCCAAGGATCTCAAGTACATGATGGATGCGAAAGTGAGCGCCGTGAAG CGCATCATGGATACGGCAGAGAACACTGCCATATCGTTCGACGAGGAGCCGGTGAACCAAAGCTTCCAGTACTACAACGCGAAGCAGATGATCGAGCCGGGCGAAATCATCACCACGCCGATCCCGATGATCGACGAGGACCCGGCCGACATTACCACGCCGATACCGCCGAAGGAGATCGTGCTGACGAAGAAGCGCCACTTCTTCAACGAGGCCGTCAACACGACGGTCAGCTCGGTGCACGTGCCGACGAACGTGTACGACCGGGCGACCGAGGTGATCAAGGCGATCAAGTGGTCCGAGGCGCTCGACTCCATCTTCTACAACAACTACATCGGCGACCCGACGCTGACGTGGCAGTACTTTGGCAGCTCGAGCGGCTTCCTGCGCCAGTTCCCGGCGACCAAGTGGGAACAGGACCCGGTCGACCTGTACGACTGCCGGCTGCGCTCCTGGTACATCGAGGCGGCTAACAGCCCGAAGGACATGCTGATCCTCGTGGACAGCTCCGGCTCGATGACGGGCCAGCGGAAGGACATTGCCAAGCACGTCGTCTCGAACATCCTCGACACGCTCGGACCGAACGACTACGTCAACATTTTCACCTTCTCGGAAGAGGTGGCGGAAGTGGTGCCGTGCTTTCGCGACACGCTCGTGCAGGCCAACATGGGCAACATTCGCGAGCTGAAGCTCggtatggacaacatagagaCCAATGAGATCGCTAACGTTTCAGCCGCCCTCACGAGGGCGTTCGAGCTGCTGGAACAGTTCCGGGAAACCCGCAACGGGGCCCGGTGCAACCAAGCGATCATGTTGGTCTCGGATGGTGTTCCATACAGCTTCGACGAGGTGTTCGAGCAGTTTAATTGGAAGGAGCTTCCGTTCATACCGGTGCGCGTGTTTACGTACCTGATCGGGCGCGAGGTGGCGGACGTGAAGGAGATCAAGGAGATGGCGTGTCGCAATCAGGGTTATTACGTGCATCTCAGTACGATGGCGGAGGTGCGGGAGGAAGTGCTGAACTATATACCGGTCATTGCGCGACCGCTGGTGCTGAACAAGCGCGAACATCCGGTGGTTTGGTCGGAGATATATGCGGACGTTGAG GATCCCAAAATGACCGACTGGCTATGGGAGATTAAGGAGCGAGCCGAGCAGAAGGAACGCTTCATCGATTATCGCAAAAATCGGGTGCTTTTCTACTCGCCGGAAGAGCAACATCGGCGCATGATCATGAAGCAACGCATG AACCAGGACCCGTACTCGAACACTCAGAAGTACAACTTCATGACGACCGTCTCGGTGCCGGTGTTTGATCGCCGAGAGAATGCG AACATCACCGAAGATATACTGATGAACGAGGCATACTGGGTGACGATCACTCGCGAG ACGCGGGTGGCCAACATACTCGGTGTGGCTGGAGCCGATGTGCCAATAgcggaaattaaaaaatacctTAAACCTCACCTG CTTGGTGTAAATGGATACGCCTTCATTGTTACCAACAATGGCTACATCCTCACGCATCCTGACTTCCGTCCAGTT TTTCAAGATATTCTCAAGCCAGCCTACAACACGGTCGACATGATCGAGGTCGAGTTGACCGATGACGACCAAGGGCCACGAGAGTTTAACAACCAACTGCTTAAC ATGCGTGAATCTATCATTAATCAGTCGACTGGAGCCAAGTGGATACGGGTGAAGTACCACTTTGATGAGATG AAACGGGTATCGCGTACGAAGCGCCAGTACTACTGGACACCGATCAAGAACACCCCGTTCACGCTGGTGGTCACGTATCCCGAGACGTACGGACTCAATCGGCTGCAGATACGCACGGAGGACGAGATCCACCGTATTCACGCGAAAGGCAGCAACGTGGCCAGCTTCTTCACCGGCAACAATTGGAAAATCCATCCGGATTG GGTGTactgtaaatatttaaacgAACACCCGAACGAAACGTTCGCCACGCCGGAGCTGGAGCTGAAGCATTTCCTCGAGCGCATGAAGCTCGGTGGCTGGAAGTGGCCGTCAAACCGCACACCGCCCCCACCGGAACATGCCATGTtct CTAATATAACGGGCAAATTGCCAGATAAGGACTATTATTACT GCGATCGCGGTTTGATGCAAGCGCTCGTCTACGACGCAAAGGTAACGGAATGGTTCTCCAAGAACGTTAGCGGGAGCGGCGGAAACAAGGACGAGAAAGG GAACGAGTTTAAGCAGCGCTTTGGCATCACCGTCTCCTTTCTGGCAACGCACTCAGGGCTAACGCGATGGCAGGAGTACGCCACCGGGGCTGACGAATCGAAACAAGCCGA ACCCGATTTTAGCGAAACGCACAACCGAGCGATCGACGAGGTGTGGTACAAGCGGGCGGTAGAGCTGTACTACAGCAACCGCAACCGGAAGGGTGCGGACGGTGAGAACGGCAAGGACGATAGCGACCGGAACAGCTTCGTCTACTCGGTACCGTTCGATGCGGGCAATCGGAACGACACGCTCGTTACCGCCAGCCATGCGATTTTCCACGCGGACGGGGCGCGCGAAGCGCCGGTCGCGGTGGTCGGCTTCCAGTTTCACCACTCGGCGCTGTACACGCTGTTCAAGAACATTACCAGCCAGTGCGGCCACGGGGATCCGCGGTGCGAGAAGACCTGCTTCACCGGCGACTACCAGTGCTACGTGATCGACAACAACGGGTTCGTGGTCATCAGCGAGCAGCTGCAGGAGACGGGCGCCTTCTTCGGCGAGGTGAAGCCCGCCTTCATGCAGCGCCTGCTGGACGACAGCATCTTTCGCAATGTGACCGTGTACGACTACCAGGCGGTGTGCTTCATGGCGAAGGGTTCGATCAATCTCGGCACGGTACTGCAGACGCCGCTGCGATTGCTCTGGTGGCTGCTGACCAACACGTTCTCGTACCTGGTGTGGGTGGTGATGCAGCTGTTTCTCAGCCTGGCACGGGCGTACGATGAAA TGTACGACACCGGAGCGTATGACGTGGTGCCCGAGCTAGGCGATCTCGACGATCCAACGCTGAACCGGTACAAGGAGCCCGAGTTTAACAAGGTGCTGATCAACCGTACCCGTCCCGAGCCGTGCGATCACGTGATCACGCTGTACGAGCTGAACATGGACGTCGATCCGTCGGTGTACACGAAGGAGGCCCATCAGTGCGAACG TCCCTACGTGGTGCTGCCGATTCCGTCCAgcaatctgctgctgctcgtgctgGACACGCTCTGCCCACTGCCCACCCACGTGCCACAGCTATCGACGTGGCCGGTGGAGCACGATTACAATGCTTCGCTCGCCTGCCACAAAGCCCGGAGCGATCCGCTGCCACGCCGAAGGCCGCTCACCTGCATCAACAAGCACGCGAAT GAAAGTGTGATTGAGCTGTGCGGTGACGGTAGCATACCGAGGCTAAATGTTGCTTTGCTGCTTGCCCTGCTAGCGTTCGGCCAGTGCATCGGGCGGCGGTACACTGCCGGCGCCCTCTTCGCTTACCTCTGA
- the LOC121592529 gene encoding voltage-dependent calcium channel subunit alpha-2/delta-3 isoform X6, giving the protein MLYTGGRSSCGILAFTFLLFFAISITRSADEPTTTIKYNVVQAWAAKLGGELWHLGDFITRRKEVEESFKQAQVVNKNGAKIVEEMAKDLKYMMDAKVSAVKRIMDTAENTAISFDEEPVNQSFQYYNAKQMIEPGEIITTPIPMIDEDPADITTPIPPKEIVLTKKRHFFNEAVNTTVSSVHVPTNVYDRATEVIKAIKWSEALDSIFYNNYIGDPTLTWQYFGSSSGFLRQFPATKWEQDPVDLYDCRLRSWYIEAANSPKDMLILVDSSGSMTGQRKDIAKHVVSNILDTLGPNDYVNIFTFSEEVAEVVPCFRDTLVQANMGNIRELKLGMDNIETNEIANVSAALTRAFELLEQFRETRNGARCNQAIMLVSDGVPYSFDEVFEQFNWKELPFIPVRVFTYLIGREVADVKEIKEMACRNQGYYVHLSTMAEVREEVLNYIPVIARPLVLNKREHPVVWSEIYADVEDPKMTDWLWEIKERAEQKERFIDYRKNRVLFYSPEEQHRRMIMKQRMNQDPYSNTQKYNFMTTVSVPVFDRRENATRVANILGVAGADVPIAEIKKYLKPHLLGVNGYAFIVTNNGYILTHPDFRPVFQDILKPAYNTVDMIEVELTDDDQGPREFNNQLLNMRESIINQSTGAKWIRVKYHFDEMKRVSRTKRQYYWTPIKNTPFTLVVTYPETYGLNRLQIRTEDEIHRIHAKGSNVASFFTGNNWKIHPDWVYCKYLNEHPNETFATPELELKHFLERMKLGGWKWPSNRTPPPPEHAMFCDRGLMQALVYDAKVTEWFSKNVSGSGGNKDEKGNEFKQRFGITVSFLATHSGLTRWQEYATGADESKQAEPDFSETHNRAIDEVWYKRAVELYYSNRNRKGADGENGKDDSDRNSFVYSVPFDAGNRNDTLVTASHAIFHADGAREAPVAVVGFQFHHSALYTLFKNITSQCGHGDPRCEKTCFTGDYQCYVIDNNGFVVISEQLQETGAFFGEVKPAFMQRLLDDSIFRNVTVYDYQAVCFMAKGSINLGTVLQTPLRLLWWLLTNTFSYLVWVVMQLFLSLARAYDEMYDTGAYDVVPELGDLDDPTLNRYKEPEFNKVLINRTRPEPCDHVITLYELNMDVDPSVYTKEAHQCERPYVVLPIPSSNLLLLVLDTLCPLPTHVPQLSTWPVEHDYNASLACHKARSDPLPRRRPLTCINKHANESVIELCGDGSIPRLNVALLLALLAFGQCIGRRYTAGALFAYL; this is encoded by the exons ATGTTGTACACGGGTGGCAGAAGTAGCTGCGGGATACTAGCGTTCACGTTTCTGCTGTTCTTTGCCATCTCGATTACGCGCAGTGCCGATGAGCCGACGACAACAATCAAGTACAACGT TGTCCAAGCCTGGGCGGCCAAACTGGGCGGTGAGCTGTGGCATTTGGGGGATTTTATAACGAGAAGAAAGGAGGTGGAAGAG AGTTTTAAACAAGCGCAGGTAGTTAAcaaaaatggagcaaaaatcGTGGAAGAGATGGCCAAGGATCTCAAGTACATGATGGATGCGAAAGTGAGCGCCGTGAAG CGCATCATGGATACGGCAGAGAACACTGCCATATCGTTCGACGAGGAGCCGGTGAACCAAAGCTTCCAGTACTACAACGCGAAGCAGATGATCGAGCCGGGCGAAATCATCACCACGCCGATCCCGATGATCGACGAGGACCCGGCCGACATTACCACGCCGATACCGCCGAAGGAGATCGTGCTGACGAAGAAGCGCCACTTCTTCAACGAGGCCGTCAACACGACGGTCAGCTCGGTGCACGTGCCGACGAACGTGTACGACCGGGCGACCGAGGTGATCAAGGCGATCAAGTGGTCCGAGGCGCTCGACTCCATCTTCTACAACAACTACATCGGCGACCCGACGCTGACGTGGCAGTACTTTGGCAGCTCGAGCGGCTTCCTGCGCCAGTTCCCGGCGACCAAGTGGGAACAGGACCCGGTCGACCTGTACGACTGCCGGCTGCGCTCCTGGTACATCGAGGCGGCTAACAGCCCGAAGGACATGCTGATCCTCGTGGACAGCTCCGGCTCGATGACGGGCCAGCGGAAGGACATTGCCAAGCACGTCGTCTCGAACATCCTCGACACGCTCGGACCGAACGACTACGTCAACATTTTCACCTTCTCGGAAGAGGTGGCGGAAGTGGTGCCGTGCTTTCGCGACACGCTCGTGCAGGCCAACATGGGCAACATTCGCGAGCTGAAGCTCggtatggacaacatagagaCCAATGAGATCGCTAACGTTTCAGCCGCCCTCACGAGGGCGTTCGAGCTGCTGGAACAGTTCCGGGAAACCCGCAACGGGGCCCGGTGCAACCAAGCGATCATGTTGGTCTCGGATGGTGTTCCATACAGCTTCGACGAGGTGTTCGAGCAGTTTAATTGGAAGGAGCTTCCGTTCATACCGGTGCGCGTGTTTACGTACCTGATCGGGCGCGAGGTGGCGGACGTGAAGGAGATCAAGGAGATGGCGTGTCGCAATCAGGGTTATTACGTGCATCTCAGTACGATGGCGGAGGTGCGGGAGGAAGTGCTGAACTATATACCGGTCATTGCGCGACCGCTGGTGCTGAACAAGCGCGAACATCCGGTGGTTTGGTCGGAGATATATGCGGACGTTGAG GATCCCAAAATGACCGACTGGCTATGGGAGATTAAGGAGCGAGCCGAGCAGAAGGAACGCTTCATCGATTATCGCAAAAATCGGGTGCTTTTCTACTCGCCGGAAGAGCAACATCGGCGCATGATCATGAAGCAACGCATG AACCAGGACCCGTACTCGAACACTCAGAAGTACAACTTCATGACGACCGTCTCGGTGCCGGTGTTTGATCGCCGAGAGAATGCG ACGCGGGTGGCCAACATACTCGGTGTGGCTGGAGCCGATGTGCCAATAgcggaaattaaaaaatacctTAAACCTCACCTG CTTGGTGTAAATGGATACGCCTTCATTGTTACCAACAATGGCTACATCCTCACGCATCCTGACTTCCGTCCAGTT TTTCAAGATATTCTCAAGCCAGCCTACAACACGGTCGACATGATCGAGGTCGAGTTGACCGATGACGACCAAGGGCCACGAGAGTTTAACAACCAACTGCTTAAC ATGCGTGAATCTATCATTAATCAGTCGACTGGAGCCAAGTGGATACGGGTGAAGTACCACTTTGATGAGATG AAACGGGTATCGCGTACGAAGCGCCAGTACTACTGGACACCGATCAAGAACACCCCGTTCACGCTGGTGGTCACGTATCCCGAGACGTACGGACTCAATCGGCTGCAGATACGCACGGAGGACGAGATCCACCGTATTCACGCGAAAGGCAGCAACGTGGCCAGCTTCTTCACCGGCAACAATTGGAAAATCCATCCGGATTG GGTGTactgtaaatatttaaacgAACACCCGAACGAAACGTTCGCCACGCCGGAGCTGGAGCTGAAGCATTTCCTCGAGCGCATGAAGCTCGGTGGCTGGAAGTGGCCGTCAAACCGCACACCGCCCCCACCGGAACATGCCATGTtct GCGATCGCGGTTTGATGCAAGCGCTCGTCTACGACGCAAAGGTAACGGAATGGTTCTCCAAGAACGTTAGCGGGAGCGGCGGAAACAAGGACGAGAAAGG GAACGAGTTTAAGCAGCGCTTTGGCATCACCGTCTCCTTTCTGGCAACGCACTCAGGGCTAACGCGATGGCAGGAGTACGCCACCGGGGCTGACGAATCGAAACAAGCCGA ACCCGATTTTAGCGAAACGCACAACCGAGCGATCGACGAGGTGTGGTACAAGCGGGCGGTAGAGCTGTACTACAGCAACCGCAACCGGAAGGGTGCGGACGGTGAGAACGGCAAGGACGATAGCGACCGGAACAGCTTCGTCTACTCGGTACCGTTCGATGCGGGCAATCGGAACGACACGCTCGTTACCGCCAGCCATGCGATTTTCCACGCGGACGGGGCGCGCGAAGCGCCGGTCGCGGTGGTCGGCTTCCAGTTTCACCACTCGGCGCTGTACACGCTGTTCAAGAACATTACCAGCCAGTGCGGCCACGGGGATCCGCGGTGCGAGAAGACCTGCTTCACCGGCGACTACCAGTGCTACGTGATCGACAACAACGGGTTCGTGGTCATCAGCGAGCAGCTGCAGGAGACGGGCGCCTTCTTCGGCGAGGTGAAGCCCGCCTTCATGCAGCGCCTGCTGGACGACAGCATCTTTCGCAATGTGACCGTGTACGACTACCAGGCGGTGTGCTTCATGGCGAAGGGTTCGATCAATCTCGGCACGGTACTGCAGACGCCGCTGCGATTGCTCTGGTGGCTGCTGACCAACACGTTCTCGTACCTGGTGTGGGTGGTGATGCAGCTGTTTCTCAGCCTGGCACGGGCGTACGATGAAA TGTACGACACCGGAGCGTATGACGTGGTGCCCGAGCTAGGCGATCTCGACGATCCAACGCTGAACCGGTACAAGGAGCCCGAGTTTAACAAGGTGCTGATCAACCGTACCCGTCCCGAGCCGTGCGATCACGTGATCACGCTGTACGAGCTGAACATGGACGTCGATCCGTCGGTGTACACGAAGGAGGCCCATCAGTGCGAACG TCCCTACGTGGTGCTGCCGATTCCGTCCAgcaatctgctgctgctcgtgctgGACACGCTCTGCCCACTGCCCACCCACGTGCCACAGCTATCGACGTGGCCGGTGGAGCACGATTACAATGCTTCGCTCGCCTGCCACAAAGCCCGGAGCGATCCGCTGCCACGCCGAAGGCCGCTCACCTGCATCAACAAGCACGCGAAT GAAAGTGTGATTGAGCTGTGCGGTGACGGTAGCATACCGAGGCTAAATGTTGCTTTGCTGCTTGCCCTGCTAGCGTTCGGCCAGTGCATCGGGCGGCGGTACACTGCCGGCGCCCTCTTCGCTTACCTCTGA